The DNA region GGCAGGTTGGAGGCCGCCGGAGCCGGCCGGGATCCTGCGGCCGTCCGGCTTTCCGGCGTGGCGGCCGGCAAACCGGTCCTCCGGATCCCGGATGAAAAGTTGCATGCAACGGAAGCGGCAAACAAGATCCATAAGGAGAACATTTTCCGTCTCATGATTTTATCTCCCCGTGAAAGCGGTTCGTAAATGCCCAATGCATTTTATCCGCTGGATGCGCGATCGGCCAACTTTCCGGCCGCGCCTGGGCGGAACACCTGCGGAATTTTCCCCATTCTCCTTTTGGTATCGGTTTCGTGCCCATATACCGCTCCTCACTCCCAAGGAGCCGCCGCCTCGCCCATGATGGGCAATGAATTGCGGGAATCGTTTGCCATCGGCTGTACCCTCGAAGGGCGTTGCATTCCCAAAAGAAAAAGCCCCGGCGGTTGCCCGCCGGGGCTTTTCGGATTGACAGGTGTGTGATTACTTAACCACAACGACGTTGGAAGCCTGCAAACCCTTGGGTCCCTTTTCAACGGAGAATTCGACCTTCTGGCCTTCTTCAAGGTTCCGATAACCTTCGCCTTGAATGGCGGAGAAGTGCACGAACACATCCTCGCCGCCTTCCCGGGAAATAAAGCCGTAGCCTTTCCCGCCGTTGAACCACTTGACCGTGCCGGTGATGCGCTCAGACATTGTATTTGCCTCCTTTTGGCAAAAACTACTGTGGTAGGACTTCCATCTGTTCCATCGGAGAAGCTGGAACAAAAAGCGGCTCACGGATAGACCGTGAGCCACTGGCGTTTCTGCTTCCAACGTGAACCAACTGGTATCCTACAACGTCAAAGAATAGCATAGTCTGGAATGTCTGTCAAGAGGACCTTCACGGAGGGCGCAACGGACGATCCGTAGGGAACGGATAGAATAGAGGGAAAACAGGATGGCGGAAGATGCACAAAAGGCGCCCGGGCCCGCCCCGGAAAGTCCGTCGGGCGGGGCTTGACCTGCATTTTCCGCTTCCCGCAAGTATCTTGTCTCGTTTAATCCGTTGAATATCTACAGGATTGTGGGGGTGTCATGCCCGCGCCTGCCCTGCGAAGCAGGGGGTATCTGGCGGGGATTTTCGCCTCCCAATCCCTGGATTCCCGCTAAAAACACGCGGCAATGACGACGCGTCTGAAAGGCGAGATTCCAAAGGAAAAATCGTTCTTCCACTCTCCAGACAGCCCTTTAAACCAATAGATTATTGGAAGGATTTTTCGGGAGACAAGGTTAGGCCGGATTTTCTGCCAGCCAGCGCTCGGCGGAGATCGCCGCCGCCACCCCCATCCCGGCGGAGGTCGCCACCTGCCGAAAATCCGGGTCCGCCGCCTCGCCCGCGGCGTAAACGCCCTCGATTCCGGTCCGCATCCGTTCGTCCACCTTCACATAGCCCTTCTCGTCCATAGCCAGTTTCCCCCGGAAGAGCGCGGTATTCGGATCGTGGCCGATGAAGATGAACACGCCGTCGGCCGGCAGGGTTTCGGTCCGGCCGGTGGCGGTGCTGCGCAGCGCGACGCTCTGGACGCGGTCCGGCCCGCGGATCTCTTCGACCACCCTCTCCAACAGAAAACGGATTTTCGGATTCTGCTCCGCCCGGTCGCGGAGGATTTTTCCGGCGCGGAGTTCGTTGCGCCGGTGGATGACCGTCACCTGCGAGGCGAAGCGGGTGAGGAAGATCCCCTCTTCGAGGGCGCTGTCTCCGCCGCCGACCACCAGCACGTTTTTCCCTCGGAAAAAGGCGCCATCGCAGGTGGCGCAATAGGAAACCCCCTTGCCGCTGAACTCCTTTTCGCCGGGGATTCCCAGCCGGCGCGGGCTGGCCCCGGTGGCGATGATCAGCGCCCTGGCGCGGTGGAGCCCCGAATCGGCCGTGACGCGGAACGGGCGGGCCGTCAGATCCACCTCCGTGGCGGAGGAAAAATCGACCTCCGCGCCGAACCGTTCGGCTTGCTTCCGGAACAGCTCAAACAAATCCGGCCCCTGGACTCCGTCCGGAAAACCGGGGTAATTCTCGATCGTGTAGGTCAGCGCAACCTGCCCGCCCGGATCTGGGCCGGCCAGCACCAGCGGGTTCCGGTCGGCGCGTGCGGCATAAACCGCCGCCGCCAATCCCGCTGGACCGCTTCCGAGGATGACGATCTCCCGGTCGCCGCCGGTTTTTCCGCTTCCCGTCGTGTTCATCCGTTCCTCCCGAAGCCGTCCCGGCGGCGCGCTTTCCGTGTTTGCCGAGCCTGCCGCCGGAATTGCGATCGTGATTATACCGAAGTCCGGCTGGAAAATTCACCCCTTCCGGCGGCTTGACCCTCCGGCCAAGCGGTGACAGAATCCCTCCATGCACATCACCGCCTGCGTTTTGGAACTCGGCGTTCCCGGCAGCAAATCGTTGAAGGAAAAACGCGGCCGGATCCAGCCGCTGATGGCCAAGTTGAAAAGCCAATTCGGCCTGGCGGCCGCGGAAATCGCCCGTCAGGATTCGCGGGATTTGGCGACCGTCGGGTGCGTCGCCGTCAGCACCGATCCGGGCCACAACGACCGCGTCCTCCGGTCCGCCCTGCATTGGATCGAAACCCACCGCCCGGACCTGGAAATCCGCGATACGCATTTCGAGCCGCGGTGATGGGGACGGAGTTTGCCGTGGAGGATTTTCATTGAAGGGGTAGGCGGAGGTTTGCCTGAGTACCGGCCCTCCACCGCAGGCATCGCGAACACGGCTTTCCCCAGGAAAATCAGACGGTGCGTGCGGACCGTTCCGGCGGTACGGTAATCGATGGAATGCGGAAATCTGATATTGCATGACGACGAGTAGGCTCAATGGATATCCGTCCATCGCGGATCCGGTCCGTTTGGTTCGTCGCCCTCATCCTGACGCTCTCCTGCGCCCAAACCCGCACGAATCCTCCGCCGGAGACCCCGACGGCGCGGGGGTCGACGCCGACGGGGGCGCTCTCCGCCTCAGCCGACTCTTCCGGAACGATATCCTGTTCGGAGGAAGTAACCGGACCGGTGCCGTCGGAGTATCAAGCCACGTACGCTTCTCTCGAAGCGCGCCTGACGGAGAAACTCGACACCCTGGCCGCCCTGCCGGAATCGTCCGGTTCCGAGCCTTATTTCGGGGCTGAGTTGATCCCCGCCAACGGGAACCGCGGCGACGCGCTGCTGCAACCCAACGCGCTTCCGGCGGTGAACCTTTATCTCGATCGGCTTCAAACGATCGGGGTCACCGGGGTCTCCATTCAGGTCTCGGATCCGCTGCTGACTTCACCCGAGCTGGACAATTTCAGTTATCTGGAATTTTTCCGTCAAGTCGTCGAAGAGGCGCACCGCCGCGGCTTGAAGGTGATGGCGGAAACGGGACCGGCGTTCCCCGATCCGCAATACTCGAAACTGCAAATCGACTGGTCGGGCCTGACCGCGGAGGAATATTTCAGCGACCGGAAACGGCAATTGACGCTGATCGCTTTGGAAATCCGTCCGGATTTTCTCTCGTTGGGCAACGAACCCGAAACCGAACAATTGCTCACCGGGTTGGAGTTTACGCCGGAGGACTACCGCCGGTTCCTGAATTCGGCCGTCGCCGAGATCGGCGGCCTGGAGGGTCTGCAATTGGGCGGAGGAACGGGAAGCTGGGAGGATCCGGCCTACCGGGACGCGTTCCTGCAAACCGAAGGGCTGGATTTCCTCGACACCCATATCTATCCGATCGCCGGGCCGGCAACGGATTTCCTCGACGTCGTGCTGCAATCCGCCCATCTGGCGGCGGCCGCGGGCCGGAAGGTCGTCGTCGGAGAAAGCTGGTTGTACAAAGCCTTGCCCGAGGAACTGGTTTACGGGGCTTCGTATGCGTCGCTGTACGCGCGCGACGTGTTTAGTTTTTGGCAACCGCTCGATATCCTTTTCATCCGGATGATGGTCCGAATGGCGCGCGCCAAAGGGTTCGCGTATCTTTCGTTTTTTTGGTCCGGATACTTCTTCGCCTATTTGGACTACGAACAGACTCCCGCCGGGCTGTCGCCCGTCGAGCTTATCCGGACCCTCAACCAGGCGCAGTACAAGAACCTCGCCGCCGGCGAGTTCACGGCCGTCGGTTGCGCGTACCGCCAGGAAATCCGATCCGCCGAAGGATAACCGGAGCGACCGCCGATGACATCTGCCACCGCCCCCAACGACGCTTTTCCCTCTTCCGGCTCCGAACGGCCGCGCGGTCTTTGGCGCGCCGTTTTGCTCGGCTCCCTGCTGGCCGCCTGGCTGGCGGCGGCTCCCGTGCTCGCCCTGCTGGGCGGAATGCTCGCGTTCGGCTTCATCCCCGGAAGCTTCGCATTCTTCAGTCTGGTCCCGCAAGCCGGCTCTCTTCCGGCGGGTTTGACCGGCTTGATCCTCTGCCTGGCGGCTTTCTTCCTGGAAGCCTGCGTGATTTTCCCGGTCTGGCGGATGACCCACCGCCGCCCAGGCTGGGAGACGGAGCACGCGGCCACCGGCGGCCTTCTGCTCACCGCTTTCTACCTGCTGGGCTGGGGGCTCGCCGGCCTGCCGTTTCCGGAACAGTCGGTTTGGCCGTTCCTCTTGCGGCTCCTCCTGGCGGCGCCCGCTCTGGGATGGATTTTCCGCCCGCTCTCTTCCCTGGCGCCCGCGTCTTTTGCGCGGCGCCATGCCTCCACGCTCCCGCTGGCGCTCGGCGCCGCCGCCATCCTGCTCCTGCCCTGGATGATTCAAGGCGCGCTGGGAACGGTCCGGGAGACCCTTTCCGCGCTCGTCACCGCTCTAGCCTACGGAGTCGGCGAGGAGCTCCTCCTGCGGGGCGTCGTGGCCGCGCTGATCGCGCGCGCCGCCGGCCGGCCGCGCCTCGGCTTTCTGCTGGGCATCTTGATCGGCCTGGCGATGCAGACCGGATACATTCTGCCCCAAGGGGATTGGATCTCCGCCCTGCGCCTGTTCAACACCGTCGCCGTCGGCGTGTTGGCCACCGAGCTGGCCGTGCGCGGATCACTGGGGAGCGCGATCCTGGTCCACACTGCTTTCGAGTTCGGATTCCCGGGCTGGGTGGATCCGCGGATGGAATTCTCGCTCCCGCATCCGGCGGCGCTGGAGAGCGTCGGATTGGTTTACCTGACCGGGATCGCCTTCGCCCTCGTCCGCATCCTCGGCGGCCGGATCCTTAAGCGCCAACCGCCGCCCCTCCGCCTTTCGGTATCGGCCGGGTTCGCCTTCCTCGCCCTGGCCGGCTCGGCCGCCGGGTACGCGGCCAAAGGGAATCCCGGCTTCACCGAGGACGGCTTCCTGATTATCCTTCGCGAACAAGCCGACGTCTCGGCGGCGGCCTCCATCGCGGACAGGGGGCAGCGCATCGAATACGTCTACCGGACTCTGGCCGAAACCGCGGAAACCACGCAGGCTCCCCTGCGGGCCGAGCTCGAGCGGCTGGGGGCGCGTTATCAGCCGCATTACCTCATCAACCTGATCGAGGTCTACGGCCGCGCCGATGGGATGACGGCCTTCGCCTCGCGGCCCGAGGTCCGGGAAGTCATCGTCAATCCGAATGTGCGGACGGTGAACTACAACGAAACCATGGATCTGCTTGTCCTTCCCATTCCCGGACAGGGGATCGAATGGAACATCACCGCC from Anaerolineales bacterium includes:
- a CDS encoding cold-shock protein, translated to MSERITGTVKWFNGGKGYGFISREGGEDVFVHFSAIQGEGYRNLEEGQKVEFSVEKGPKGLQASNVVVVK
- the trxB gene encoding thioredoxin-disulfide reductase; this encodes MNTTGSGKTGGDREIVILGSGPAGLAAAVYAARADRNPLVLAGPDPGGQVALTYTIENYPGFPDGVQGPDLFELFRKQAERFGAEVDFSSATEVDLTARPFRVTADSGLHRARALIIATGASPRRLGIPGEKEFSGKGVSYCATCDGAFFRGKNVLVVGGGDSALEEGIFLTRFASQVTVIHRRNELRAGKILRDRAEQNPKIRFLLERVVEEIRGPDRVQSVALRSTATGRTETLPADGVFIFIGHDPNTALFRGKLAMDEKGYVKVDERMRTGIEGVYAAGEAADPDFRQVATSAGMGVAAAISAERWLAENPA
- a CDS encoding DUF503 domain-containing protein codes for the protein MHITACVLELGVPGSKSLKEKRGRIQPLMAKLKSQFGLAAAEIARQDSRDLATVGCVAVSTDPGHNDRVLRSALHWIETHRPDLEIRDTHFEPR
- a CDS encoding S8 family serine peptidase, with translation MTSATAPNDAFPSSGSERPRGLWRAVLLGSLLAAWLAAAPVLALLGGMLAFGFIPGSFAFFSLVPQAGSLPAGLTGLILCLAAFFLEACVIFPVWRMTHRRPGWETEHAATGGLLLTAFYLLGWGLAGLPFPEQSVWPFLLRLLLAAPALGWIFRPLSSLAPASFARRHASTLPLALGAAAILLLPWMIQGALGTVRETLSALVTALAYGVGEELLLRGVVAALIARAAGRPRLGFLLGILIGLAMQTGYILPQGDWISALRLFNTVAVGVLATELAVRGSLGSAILVHTAFEFGFPGWVDPRMEFSLPHPAALESVGLVYLTGIAFALVRILGGRILKRQPPPLRLSVSAGFAFLALAGSAAGYAAKGNPGFTEDGFLIILREQADVSAAASIADRGQRIEYVYRTLAETAETTQAPLRAELERLGARYQPHYLINLIEVYGRADGMTAFASRPEVREVIVNPNVRTVNYNETMDLLVLPIPGQGIEWNITATGAPLVWQAGADGRGIVVAGADTGVDWTHPALQSNYRGWSNGAAAHDYHWYDPWDDSAAPWDDLGHGTYTLGTAVGRDGEENQIGMAPGAQWIACRNMRYGLGNPGKYLSCMEFFLAPFPHGGDPFRDGRPDLAPHVVNNSWSCPAREGCGADTLAAALRNLRLAGIMMVAAAGNEGPACATAGDPPANSGDVFTVGASDENDSLAFFSSRGPSGSLVKPDITAPGWMVRSCIPGGLYSISAGTSIAAPHVTGAVALLWSAFPELVGQIERTEEILRSSAHPVAAGQFCGFLESRGTECLCGADTKSGIPNNSYGYGMLRVDTAFSKVLS